From the Bradyrhizobium ontarionense genome, the window GGCGTCGTGATGAACATGACGCCGTTGTTGACCAGCGGCGGAGCCTCATGCCCCTCGACTACGCCGGTGGCGAAGGTCCATGCCGGCACCAGGTTCTTGACGTTGGTCGTGTTGATCTGATCGAGCGGGCTGTAGCCCTGGCCATCATAGGTCCGGCGATAGAGCATCCAGTTGCCGGGCTCCGGATTCTCCAGCCGCGCGCTGGTGACGGAACTGTAGCTCTCGATCGGCCCGGCGATGGCGGCGGGGGCGGCGAGACAGGTGAGCGCGACGGAGCTCGACAACAGCCATTGCTTGACGGTCTTCGACGTGACGGTTGTGGACTTGATGGTCATGGACAAACCTCCCCTGCTTACGTTTTTTCGCTTCAATACTTGTCGTGACAGTTGTCGTGACGACGCGAGTTCCGATAGGCACACGAGATCTCATCAGCCCTGCTGGCCACCCACCTTTCCGATGAAAGGTGCAGCAATCGCCAGCTCGCCGTCCTTGATCACGAGGGGAAGCGCAGCGAGCCGCCGCGGCGCGGGACCGAACACGACCTGGGCCCCACGCCTCGGGTCGTATTCAGAGTTGTGGCACATGCATTTGAAGACATCGTCGTTGCCCTCCGTGGCCTTGATCCAGGCCGTCACCGGGCATCCCGCATGCGAGCAGATCGCCGAGTAGGCGACGATGCCCTCTACTGCGCGCGGACGCGTGTCCTCGTCGAACTCGTTCGGATCGAGCCTGACGATCAGCACCTCGTTCAGTCGTGACCCGTCACGCACGATGGCGTTCGCCGGATCCTTCGGCCATGCATGAACGGGCGGCTCGCCGATCTTCAGATCGGCGGGCGTGATCGTCTGTCCTTCGCGTTCCCCTTCCGAGAACACGAGCAGATCGCCCTTCTGCGGCTGCTTTTCCTTGCGTGGATCATCGTCGTCAGCCGCCGCGGCGACCGCGACCGACGCGCAGGCTGTAAGCGTGCCGAAAACCACCGAGCGACGTGTCGGATGATCGTCCATGAGACGTCTTCGCGTGTGATCTTGTATGTGAATGCTGCTGTGCAGCTCGCTGCCCCCGCAGCGCACCTTAACGTAGAATTATTAGAAAAACGCAACCCGTCGAAATCAAGGCGCACGGCGTGTTTTCGCCGCGGTGTTTTCAAATATCGTCGCTGCTGCGCGTCATCGCTGGTGCAACAGCCGATTCGATGGTCCGTCTCATCCGTCCAGCACGAACGCGCCGTTGTGTGTTCAGACGACCGCGTCCTGTGGCAACCATGGATCCTCGTGCTCTCCATGCGGGGGGTCTGGCCGCGCAACTCCACGAGGACAAGCTCGGGTCCGTATCGAGGAGTCCGAATCGTCGGTGGCGGCTTGGGCAGAGAGCTTCGGGCACGGCGGAACTGACCCCGCGCACGGAGGTTTCAGGCCAATCCGCGGCTGGTGTGCAGCGCCAACGAGAGAGGTTGCCTAAGCGCGGGATTGCCTATAATGCTCCGCACACAGGGGCCACGTGGCGGAGTGGTTACGCAGCGGTCTGCAAAACCGTTTACACCAGTTCAATTCTGGTCGTGGCCTCCACTCAATCAAATCAAGCAGTTGGACCACCGACGGCGCCGGGCGTTCTGGCT encodes:
- a CDS encoding ubiquinol-cytochrome c reductase iron-sulfur subunit, coding for MDDHPTRRSVVFGTLTACASVAVAAAADDDDPRKEKQPQKGDLLVFSEGEREGQTITPADLKIGEPPVHAWPKDPANAIVRDGSRLNEVLIVRLDPNEFDEDTRPRAVEGIVAYSAICSHAGCPVTAWIKATEGNDDVFKCMCHNSEYDPRRGAQVVFGPAPRRLAALPLVIKDGELAIAAPFIGKVGGQQG